A window of the Cystobacter fuscus genome harbors these coding sequences:
- a CDS encoding di-heme oxidoredictase family protein, with product MTPPGTGVTAAYSPLYEPGTEAVEQLQYTEPDGTLVTFMGARPTERHARERGEAWDAPDTGPGRYFTFPTFYFQNRTFGLEIRDEVPAGRQKISVYLHVNDGTFRGTTFSLFRNINNPNVRDFGWSLNYGFNNPLEANQPICHAGTRDCMMSFTSNWRTSPHSPLKIGDKIELAPAPRLISPAIDGGGERYYSFEQLYVVGKGMRPWYGIAPNLDSEPLPDETLLGGQASVSYNYSEEPHRVFQQMANNIGIKNTKSFVQGRRLFHTSFADGTHSEHPTSNPVFTEHKGQLGPRYNQARCIECHTANGRSAAPAAGARLATLSVLTGAAGAGDTVLPDPTYGWNVQQVPGSASGPSYGVSVASYTKTVRTLADGTQVELARPVYSFSGPVPSLYSVRQAPQVIGMGLLEAVAEPTILALADPDDANGDGVRGVPHWVNNPETGKVHLGRFGWKATKASVRHQVGDALVKDMGVTSPVFPSVSCQKGSPDCRATTAATAVSETELQRMSDYLSLIGVPAQRSLRSGYPEGIRVSPEHDVNPTLIQRGSAVFAEARCTSCHTAQLTTSNNHPFAELRNQTIRPYTDLLLHDMGSELADTLSEGQATPNLWRTQPLWGLGSLKFVQGGAQNVRYLHDGRARTLSEAILWHGGEATGSRDRFSALPKADRDALFAFLESL from the coding sequence ATGACCCCTCCGGGCACCGGTGTGACGGCCGCGTACTCGCCCCTGTACGAGCCTGGCACCGAGGCCGTCGAGCAGCTCCAGTACACCGAGCCGGACGGCACGCTGGTGACCTTCATGGGGGCGCGTCCCACCGAGCGCCACGCGCGTGAGCGCGGCGAGGCGTGGGACGCTCCCGACACGGGCCCGGGTCGCTACTTCACCTTCCCCACCTTCTACTTCCAGAACCGCACCTTCGGTCTGGAGATCCGCGACGAGGTGCCCGCCGGCCGCCAGAAGATCTCGGTGTACCTGCACGTCAACGATGGCACGTTCCGGGGCACCACCTTCAGCCTGTTCCGCAACATCAACAACCCCAACGTGCGCGACTTCGGCTGGTCGCTCAACTACGGCTTCAACAATCCGCTCGAGGCCAACCAGCCCATCTGCCACGCCGGCACGCGCGATTGCATGATGTCGTTCACCTCCAACTGGCGCACGTCCCCGCACAGCCCGTTGAAGATTGGCGACAAGATCGAGCTGGCCCCCGCGCCGCGCCTGATCTCCCCGGCCATCGACGGCGGCGGTGAGCGCTACTACTCGTTCGAGCAGCTCTACGTGGTGGGCAAGGGCATGCGCCCCTGGTACGGCATCGCCCCCAACCTGGACTCCGAGCCGCTGCCCGACGAGACGCTGCTGGGTGGCCAGGCCAGCGTGTCCTACAACTACTCGGAGGAGCCGCACCGGGTGTTCCAGCAGATGGCCAACAACATCGGCATCAAGAACACCAAGAGCTTCGTGCAGGGACGCCGGCTGTTCCACACCTCGTTCGCGGACGGCACGCACTCCGAGCACCCGACCTCCAACCCGGTGTTCACCGAGCACAAGGGGCAGCTCGGCCCCCGCTACAACCAGGCGCGCTGCATCGAGTGCCACACGGCCAACGGCCGCAGCGCGGCGCCGGCGGCGGGCGCGCGGCTCGCCACCCTGTCGGTGCTCACTGGCGCCGCGGGGGCCGGAGACACGGTGCTGCCCGATCCCACCTATGGCTGGAACGTGCAGCAGGTGCCGGGTTCCGCCTCGGGGCCCAGCTACGGGGTGAGCGTGGCGTCCTACACGAAGACGGTGCGCACGCTGGCCGATGGTACGCAGGTCGAGCTGGCCAGGCCCGTCTACTCCTTCTCGGGTCCTGTGCCGTCGCTCTACTCCGTGCGCCAGGCCCCGCAGGTCATCGGTATGGGCCTGCTGGAGGCCGTGGCCGAGCCCACCATCCTGGCGCTGGCCGATCCCGATGACGCCAACGGTGACGGCGTGCGCGGTGTGCCGCACTGGGTGAACAACCCCGAGACGGGCAAGGTGCACCTCGGCCGCTTCGGCTGGAAGGCCACCAAGGCGAGCGTGCGCCACCAGGTGGGTGACGCGCTCGTCAAGGACATGGGTGTCACCTCGCCGGTGTTCCCGTCGGTGAGCTGCCAGAAGGGCTCGCCCGACTGCCGCGCCACCACGGCGGCCACGGCGGTGTCGGAGACGGAGCTCCAGCGCATGTCGGACTACCTGTCGCTCATCGGCGTGCCGGCCCAGCGCAGCCTGCGCAGCGGCTACCCCGAGGGCATCCGCGTCTCGCCCGAGCACGACGTGAACCCGACGCTCATCCAGCGCGGCAGCGCCGTCTTCGCCGAGGCCCGTTGCACCTCGTGCCACACCGCGCAGCTGACCACGAGCAACAACCACCCGTTCGCCGAGCTGCGCAACCAGACCATCCGCCCGTACACGGACCTGCTGCTGCACGACATGGGTTCGGAGCTGGCGGACACGCTCAGCGAGGGCCAGGCCACCCCGAACCTGTGGCGCACGCAGCCGCTGTGGGGCCTGGGTTCGCTGAAGTTCGTGCAGGGCGGCGCGCAGAACGTGCGCTACCTGCACGACGGCCGCGCCCGCACGCTGTCCGAGGCCATCCTGTGGCACGGCGGTGAGGCGACGGGCAGCCGCGACCGGTTCTCCGCGCTCCCCAAGGCCGACCGCGACGCGTTGTTCGCCTTCCTCGAGTCGCTGTAG
- a CDS encoding DUF1800 domain-containing protein, producing MIRRTALALALCATGCAPEEGLTGENPVDSLEQAESLTEPSEANAIRFLEQATFGPRLANGVSPLPIDSVEHVVDVGITKAISEQLSAPRYTYDGTTTSKDLGSQFFYNAVMGKDQLRQRVAFALSQILVVSQNGIADIQATPESEPKVALAGYLNQLSANAFGNFRTLLDAITRDPAMGNYLDMVNNRAFDTAGKAIEPNENYARELLQLFTLGLHKLNDDGTVKLDANGVPLPAYTEAQVQAFSRALSGWTFASATGCPTKGRSNPADYTQPMVGCDVNHDSSAQTLLRGVVTTTGAGATAHLKEALDNIFADPNLPPFICKQLIQHLVTSNPSPAYVSRVVAVFKNNGSGVRGDMSAVVRKILEDTEARGPQPPLSLYATFGRLRPPALFITSTIRWLNGTMDQTADKNPGGKLNSWSKSLGQDVPRPSSVFSYYPPNAPAPGGNGLLGPEFAILDTATATARANFVHDLLFSSTAATNGIVLDLTPLPADPSDLVYWLGRYWLHDAASSNLQLAVYKAITDPRAGSTRRQKLAIYLTSLSPEFQIQR from the coding sequence ATGATACGTCGCACCGCCCTCGCCCTCGCCCTGTGTGCCACCGGTTGCGCACCAGAGGAGGGCCTCACCGGGGAGAACCCCGTCGACAGCCTCGAGCAGGCCGAGTCGCTCACCGAGCCGTCCGAGGCCAATGCCATCCGGTTCCTCGAGCAGGCCACCTTTGGACCCCGTCTCGCCAATGGAGTGAGCCCGCTGCCCATCGACAGCGTGGAGCACGTGGTGGACGTGGGCATCACCAAGGCCATCTCCGAGCAGCTCTCGGCGCCCCGCTACACGTACGACGGGACGACCACGAGCAAGGATCTCGGCTCCCAGTTCTTCTACAACGCCGTCATGGGCAAGGATCAGCTCCGGCAGCGGGTGGCCTTCGCGCTGAGTCAGATCCTCGTCGTGTCACAGAATGGCATCGCCGACATCCAGGCCACTCCCGAGTCGGAGCCCAAGGTGGCGCTGGCGGGCTATCTCAACCAGCTCTCCGCGAATGCCTTCGGCAACTTCCGCACCCTGCTGGACGCCATCACCCGCGATCCCGCCATGGGCAACTACCTGGACATGGTGAACAACCGGGCGTTCGACACGGCCGGCAAGGCCATCGAGCCGAACGAGAACTACGCCCGGGAGCTGCTCCAGCTCTTCACGCTCGGGCTGCACAAGCTGAACGACGACGGCACCGTGAAGCTCGACGCCAACGGCGTGCCGCTCCCCGCGTACACCGAGGCCCAGGTCCAGGCGTTCTCGCGAGCCCTCTCCGGGTGGACCTTCGCCAGCGCCACGGGCTGCCCCACCAAGGGCCGCAGCAACCCGGCCGATTACACCCAGCCGATGGTGGGCTGCGATGTCAATCACGACTCCTCCGCGCAGACGCTCCTTCGGGGCGTGGTGACGACCACGGGAGCGGGCGCCACGGCGCACCTCAAGGAGGCGCTCGACAACATCTTCGCCGACCCGAACCTGCCTCCATTCATCTGCAAGCAGCTCATCCAACACCTCGTCACCAGCAATCCCAGCCCCGCGTATGTCAGCCGGGTGGTGGCGGTCTTCAAGAACAATGGCAGTGGTGTGCGGGGAGACATGAGCGCGGTGGTCCGGAAGATCCTCGAGGACACCGAGGCGCGCGGGCCCCAGCCGCCCCTGTCGCTCTACGCCACCTTCGGCCGGCTCCGGCCGCCCGCGTTGTTCATCACCTCGACCATCCGGTGGTTGAACGGCACGATGGATCAGACGGCGGACAAGAATCCGGGAGGCAAGCTCAACTCCTGGAGCAAGTCGCTCGGGCAGGATGTGCCCAGGCCGTCCTCGGTCTTCAGCTACTACCCCCCCAACGCCCCCGCTCCTGGCGGCAACGGGCTGCTCGGCCCCGAGTTCGCCATCCTGGACACCGCGACGGCCACCGCGCGCGCCAACTTCGTGCACGACCTGCTCTTCTCGAGCACGGCGGCGACCAATGGCATCGTGCTCGATCTGACCCCACTGCCCGCGGACCCGAGTGACCTGGTGTACTGGCTTGGCCGCTACTGGCTCCATGACGCGGCGTCCTCGAACCTCCAGCTCGCGGTCTACAAAGCCATCACCGATCCCCGCGCCGGCAGCACCCGCCGACAGAAGCTGGCCATCTACCTCACGTCGCTCTCCCCCGAGTTCCAGATCCAGAGGTAA
- a CDS encoding DUF1501 domain-containing protein → MTSSRRQFLRATGLLTAAATLPRWWGEARAATAAGYAGHRAAVCVFLLGGNDSNNLIVPRLATPHAQYLAARPNIGIKLADLLPINPVGTATGSYGLHPSLTKLQALFEQEKAAVVCNVGPLVLPMKKTDYTSGTVVRPDNLFSHSDQQDAWASGIANPSSVILPLSLIGKVTGWGGRTADKLSGLNPGEYPEVTSFGGKGLFSLGASRQPMSVASNGTLGFRATTDAAFGALQQEALAEVLALHNDVTLESSYGDTFSMAQTFANSRTTAREAAWNLLPQATREAIDALFVLPTDGGGWSLPTQLYQVLRDIVAGATPVASGGLGLRRQMFSVGLGGFDTHTGQDSAQRSLFKQLDFALDAFYRALVLVQTAFGANAPQATLFTMSDFSRTLRENSDKGTDHGWGSHALILGDRVLGRRLYGTFPNLDLSNNAVNNPDTVDSKGRWIPTLSVDQYAHSLVSWLGLSTTAERDYVFPNMKDYLAAATANGFPTAARQSKIAFMMADT, encoded by the coding sequence ATGACCTCCTCACGACGCCAGTTCCTCCGGGCCACGGGCCTGCTCACCGCCGCCGCCACCCTTCCCCGCTGGTGGGGGGAAGCGCGCGCCGCCACCGCCGCCGGCTACGCGGGCCACCGCGCCGCGGTGTGTGTCTTCCTTCTGGGCGGCAACGACTCCAACAACCTCATCGTTCCCCGACTCGCGACCCCCCATGCGCAGTACCTCGCGGCGCGGCCGAACATCGGCATCAAGCTGGCGGACCTGCTGCCCATCAACCCCGTGGGGACCGCCACCGGCTCCTATGGACTGCACCCCTCGCTCACGAAGCTCCAGGCGCTCTTCGAACAGGAGAAGGCCGCGGTGGTGTGCAACGTGGGGCCGCTCGTGTTGCCCATGAAGAAGACGGACTACACCTCGGGCACGGTGGTACGGCCAGACAACCTGTTCTCCCATTCCGACCAGCAGGATGCCTGGGCGAGCGGCATCGCGAACCCCTCCAGCGTCATCCTCCCCCTGTCGCTCATCGGCAAGGTGACGGGATGGGGCGGCCGGACCGCGGACAAGCTCAGCGGACTGAACCCCGGAGAGTATCCGGAGGTGACCTCGTTCGGCGGTAAGGGGCTCTTCTCCCTGGGCGCCTCACGGCAGCCCATGTCGGTGGCCAGCAATGGCACGCTCGGCTTCCGGGCGACGACCGACGCCGCCTTCGGAGCCCTGCAACAAGAAGCGCTCGCCGAGGTGCTGGCCCTCCACAACGATGTCACCCTGGAGTCCTCCTATGGTGACACCTTCTCCATGGCGCAGACCTTCGCCAACTCGCGCACCACCGCGCGGGAGGCCGCCTGGAACCTGCTCCCGCAGGCCACGCGCGAGGCCATTGATGCCCTGTTCGTCCTGCCCACCGACGGCGGGGGCTGGTCCCTGCCTACCCAGCTCTACCAGGTCCTCCGGGACATCGTGGCGGGAGCGACTCCCGTGGCGAGCGGCGGCCTGGGCCTCAGGCGCCAGATGTTCTCGGTGGGGTTGGGAGGCTTCGATACCCACACCGGGCAGGACTCGGCCCAGCGCTCGTTGTTCAAACAGCTCGACTTCGCGCTCGACGCCTTCTACCGGGCGCTCGTGCTCGTCCAGACGGCCTTCGGTGCCAACGCGCCGCAGGCCACGCTCTTCACGATGAGCGACTTCAGCCGCACCCTCCGGGAGAACTCCGACAAGGGGACGGACCATGGCTGGGGAAGCCATGCCCTCATCCTCGGGGATCGCGTCCTCGGGCGCCGGTTGTATGGGACGTTCCCCAACCTGGACCTGTCCAACAACGCGGTGAACAACCCAGACACCGTCGACTCGAAGGGGCGTTGGATTCCCACGTTGTCCGTGGACCAGTACGCCCACTCCCTCGTGTCGTGGCTGGGTTTGTCGACCACGGCGGAGCGCGACTACGTGTTCCCCAACATGAAGGACTACCTCGCCGCGGCGACCGCCAACGGCTTCCCGACCGCCGCGCGGCAGTCCAAGATCGCGTTCATGATGGCAGACACGTAA
- a CDS encoding Wall-associated protein precursor, with product MLPLILLLVVTQLPCVQGDSTAVCRCKQGSASGCAALDPRKAAEIAQAIHELKIDEEARQKQAASSTSAKVQESSDAPEPPDCKGQQHHVISKPIAKELELHPTLMGVYEPRDSRFVTKAVDEAAHCGYQDWHRKIDAEVINYWLRTHKSATAKEFETFLRSVYNRPDMRARFPRGF from the coding sequence ATGCTCCCACTCATTCTCCTGCTCGTCGTGACACAGCTCCCCTGCGTCCAGGGTGACTCCACCGCTGTGTGTAGATGCAAGCAGGGCAGTGCCAGCGGCTGTGCCGCCCTGGATCCCCGGAAGGCAGCAGAGATCGCACAGGCGATCCATGAGCTGAAAATCGACGAGGAAGCTCGCCAGAAGCAGGCTGCCAGCTCAACCAGCGCAAAAGTCCAGGAGTCCTCCGATGCGCCCGAGCCGCCCGACTGCAAAGGCCAGCAGCATCACGTCATCTCCAAGCCCATCGCCAAGGAACTGGAACTCCACCCTACACTCATGGGCGTTTATGAACCCCGGGACTCACGTTTCGTCACCAAGGCCGTCGACGAAGCAGCACATTGCGGCTACCAGGATTGGCACCGGAAAATCGATGCGGAGGTCATCAACTACTGGCTGCGCACGCACAAGTCCGCGACCGCAAAGGAGTTCGAAACGTTCCTGCGCTCCGTCTACAACCGTCCCGACATGAGGGCGAGGTTCCCCCGTGGGTTCTGA
- a CDS encoding imm11 family protein: MRTWLPPLRGELKLNGKEFGDFVGGPGGGYLVTNRFVESFCREGLTGLSGFQPVELVRVRGRRRTTDSASAPRYFYTTPVFGGAAVDEARSRIRRASPITCDACRETNVDTIHGFTLEKETWHGEDVFYARGMPGSPVVSERFVHFVERHQLTNMLLTPTEEYTWDPLKLGPPRPVL; encoded by the coding sequence ATGCGAACGTGGTTGCCCCCACTGCGCGGCGAATTGAAGTTGAACGGCAAGGAGTTCGGGGACTTCGTGGGAGGACCTGGCGGCGGATACCTCGTCACCAATCGCTTCGTAGAGTCCTTCTGCAGGGAAGGCCTGACCGGGCTGTCCGGCTTTCAGCCGGTGGAACTCGTCCGCGTGCGCGGTCGGAGGCGCACCACTGACTCAGCCTCCGCTCCCCGATACTTCTACACCACGCCCGTCTTTGGCGGCGCGGCGGTGGATGAGGCCAGGAGCCGCATTCGGCGCGCATCCCCCATCACCTGTGATGCCTGCCGGGAGACGAATGTGGACACCATCCACGGCTTCACCCTGGAGAAGGAGACCTGGCACGGCGAGGATGTGTTCTACGCCCGCGGCATGCCCGGCAGTCCTGTGGTTTCCGAGCGATTCGTCCACTTCGTGGAGCGGCACCAGTTGACGAACATGCTGCTGACCCCCACTGAGGAGTACACCTGGGATCCCCTGAAGCTGGGACCGCCACGTCCCGTACTGTGA
- a CDS encoding ABC transporter permease: protein MNVYAIRAIYRFEMARTFRTLMQSIASPVLSTSLYFVVFGSAIGSRMGQIDGVSYGAFIIPGLLMLSLLSESISNASFGIYMPKWSGTIFEVLSAPVSFVEVVIGYVGAAATKSIMLGMLILATARIFVPYEIAHPFWMVGFLVLTAVTFSMFGFIIGVWADGFEKLQIIPLLVVTPLTFLGGAFYSIHMLPPLWQRITLFNPVVYLISGFRWSFYGASDVNVGVSLGMTLMFLSLCLGGVWWIFKTGYKLKS, encoded by the coding sequence ATGAACGTGTATGCGATCCGCGCCATCTACCGCTTCGAGATGGCACGCACCTTCCGCACGCTGATGCAGAGCATCGCCTCGCCGGTGCTGTCCACCTCGCTGTACTTCGTGGTGTTCGGCTCGGCGATCGGCTCGCGCATGGGTCAGATCGACGGGGTCAGCTACGGGGCCTTCATCATTCCGGGCCTGCTCATGTTGTCGCTGTTGAGCGAGAGCATTTCCAATGCCTCGTTCGGCATCTACATGCCGAAGTGGTCGGGAACGATCTTCGAGGTGCTGTCCGCGCCGGTGTCCTTCGTCGAGGTGGTGATTGGCTACGTGGGGGCGGCGGCCACCAAATCGATCATGCTGGGCATGCTGATCCTGGCGACGGCCCGGATCTTCGTTCCCTATGAGATCGCGCATCCGTTCTGGATGGTGGGCTTCCTGGTGCTCACCGCGGTCACCTTCAGCATGTTTGGCTTCATCATCGGTGTCTGGGCGGACGGTTTCGAGAAGCTGCAGATCATCCCGCTGCTCGTGGTCACTCCGCTGACCTTCCTTGGTGGCGCCTTTTACTCCATCCACATGCTGCCGCCCCTCTGGCAGAGGATCACCCTGTTCAACCCGGTGGTGTATCTGATCAGCGGCTTCCGCTGGAGCTTCTACGGAGCTTCCGACGTCAATGTCGGGGTCAGCCTCGGCATGACCCTGATGTTCCTCTCCCTGTGCCTTGGCGGCGTGTGGTGGATCTTCAAGACGGGGTACAAGCTGAAGTCTTGA
- a CDS encoding ABC transporter ATP-binding protein — MQPVISVKNLSKTYASGFQALKSINLEIRSGEIFALLGPNGAGKTTLISIICGIVNPSGGTVLADGHDIVTDFRAARAKIGLVPQELSTDAFESVWATVNFSRGLFGKPPNPAHVEKVLRDLSLWDKKDSRIMTLSGGMKRRVLIAKALSHEPRILFLDEPTAGVDVELRHDMWEMVRGLRERGVTIILTTHYIEEAEKMADRIGVIHKGELILVEDKAVLMRKLGTKQLTLRLRSPLERIPEALAGLALELSEDGNTLVYTFDTQKEEETGIATLLRRLGEHGIDFKDLHSSESSLEDIFVSLVRARS; from the coding sequence GTGCAGCCGGTGATTTCCGTCAAGAACCTCAGCAAGACGTACGCCTCGGGATTCCAGGCGCTCAAGTCCATCAACCTGGAGATCCGGAGTGGGGAGATCTTCGCCCTGCTCGGGCCCAACGGGGCGGGCAAGACCACGCTGATCAGCATCATCTGCGGGATCGTCAACCCGAGCGGAGGCACGGTGCTGGCCGACGGGCATGACATCGTGACGGACTTCCGCGCGGCCCGGGCGAAGATCGGGCTGGTGCCGCAGGAACTGTCGACCGACGCGTTCGAGAGCGTCTGGGCCACGGTGAACTTCAGCCGCGGCCTGTTCGGCAAGCCTCCCAACCCGGCCCATGTCGAGAAGGTGCTTCGCGACCTGTCGCTGTGGGACAAGAAGGACTCGCGGATCATGACGCTGTCTGGCGGCATGAAGCGCCGGGTGTTGATCGCCAAGGCGCTGTCGCACGAGCCGCGGATCCTCTTCCTCGACGAACCCACCGCGGGCGTCGATGTCGAGCTACGCCACGACATGTGGGAGATGGTGCGGGGCCTGCGCGAGCGCGGGGTGACGATCATCCTGACCACGCACTACATCGAGGAGGCGGAGAAGATGGCCGACCGCATCGGGGTGATCCACAAGGGCGAGCTCATCCTGGTGGAGGACAAGGCGGTGCTGATGCGCAAGCTCGGCACGAAGCAGCTCACCTTGCGGCTGCGCAGTCCGCTGGAGCGCATCCCCGAGGCGCTGGCCGGGCTCGCGCTCGAGCTGTCCGAGGATGGGAACACGCTGGTCTATACCTTCGACACGCAGAAGGAGGAGGAGACCGGCATCGCGACGCTGTTGCGGCGGCTGGGCGAGCACGGCATCGACTTCAAGGATCTGCATTCCAGTGAGAGCTCGCTGGAGGACATCTTCGTCAGCCTCGTGAGGGCCCGGTCATGA